A portion of the Oncorhynchus gorbuscha isolate QuinsamMale2020 ecotype Even-year linkage group LG07, OgorEven_v1.0, whole genome shotgun sequence genome contains these proteins:
- the g6pc3 gene encoding glucose-6-phosphatase 3, which translates to MEAIHTQGIWIAEALQQRTKSQDKLWLIATHIGDPKAAFLLVFPLTYFLNRRTGFAVVWVAAISEWLNLVFKWMLFGERPFWWIGESRLFEKNPPKLQQFASTCETGPGSPSGHAMVTAAVWWVMASSLGSLLYSYTRSMLLSAVPYVLYLLGLVAVGFSRIFILAHFPHQVIAGSLTGLILGVVLSRQVPEGRPLVFFVSSSVGLLLSAFLIHSGLTWLGFDLSWSIALAKKWCSHSEWIRLDTAPFSSLTRDCGAILGLGLAQYWKPGGYTLPCAPRALCLALCSMALYHVHRLPLPIQPQPLFYFLFFIKFTIVPQVVMIYVPGFVHLLTHKKKND; encoded by the exons ATGGAGGCCATACACACCCAAGGTATTTGGATTGCTGAAGCACTTCAGCAAAGAACGAAGAGCCAAGACAAACTTTGGTTGATTGCCACTCACATTGGGGATCCCAAAGCTGCCTTCCTTCTCGTGTTCCCCTTGACTTACTTTCTCAACCGACGGACTGGATTTGCAGTTGTCTGGGTGGCTGCTATTTCGGAGTGGCTTAATCTAGTGTTCAAATG GATGCTCTTTGGGGAAAGGCCATTCTGGTGGATTGGAGAATCCCGTTTATTTGAGAAAAACCCTCCCAAACTCCAACAGTTTGCCTCAACTTGTGAAACAGGTCCAG gcAGTCCATCTGGTCATGCAATGGTAACAGCAGCAGTGTGGTGGGTGATGGCCTCATCCCTGGGTTCTCTTCTCTACTCCTACACACGCAG CATGTTGCTATCAGCGGTTCCGTATGTGCTGTATCTGCTGGGGTTAGTGGCAGTTGGCTTCTCTCGCATCTTCATCCTGGCACACTTCCCCCATCAGGTCATAGCTGGCTCTTTGACAG GCTTAATTCTTGGGGTAGTTCTGAGCCGTCAGGTTCCAGAAGGTCGCCCTCTTGTGTTTTTTGTGAGTTCCAGCGTTGGCCTACTCCTCAGTGCTTTCCTAATCCACTCAGGACTGACATGGCTGGGCTTCGACTTGTCCTG GTCCATTGCGTTGGCTAAGAAGTGGTGCTCCCATTCAGAGTGGATTCGGCTAGACACAGCCCCATTTTCCTCACTAACACGGGACTGTGGTGCTATCCTGGGCCTGGGGCTGGCCCAGTACTGGAAGCCAGGTGGGTACACTCTCCCCTGTGCTCCACGTGCCCTGTGTCTGGCCCTCTGCTCCATGGCTCTCTACCATGTCCACCGACTGCCTCTACCAATCCAACCACAGCCCCTCTTCTACTTCCTCTTCTTTATCAAGTTTACCATCGTGCCCCAGGTGGTCATGATCTATGTACCTGGCTTTGTACACCTCCTTACACACAAAAagaaaaatgattaa
- the lsm12b gene encoding protein LSM12 homolog A, giving the protein MAAPGPGEYFSVGSHVSCLTCLGQRLQGEVVAFDYQSKMLTLKCAPSSGKPNLNDVILINLAYVSEVDIINDRTETLPPLASLNVSKLANRARSEKEDKLSQAYAISAGVSAEGQLLFQTIHKTIKDCKWQEKNILVMDDVVISPPYQADNCKGKEGSALSHVRKIVEKHFRDVERQKSMQRSQAQQTQKDTTLSS; this is encoded by the exons ATGGCGGCTCCTGGACCGGGGGAGTATTTTAGCGTCGGAAGCCATGTCTCTTGTCTCACTTGCTTGGGCCAGCGTCTGCAAGGAGAGGTGGTGGCCTTCGACTACCAGTCCAAGATGTTGACTTTGA AATGTGCTCCCTCCAGTGGGAAGCCAAACCTCAACGACGTCATCCTGATCAATTTAGCCTATGTTTCTGAAGTGGATATAATAAATGACCGCACTGAAACTCTTCCTCCTCTAGCATCACTGAATGTTAGCAAG CTTGCCAATCGGGCACGGTCAGAGAAGGAGGACAAGCTGTCCCAAGCCTATGCAATCAGTGCTGGGGTTTCTGCGGAGGGCCAGCTGCTATTCCAGACTATTCACAAAAC CATCAAAGACTGTAAATGGCAGGAGAAGAACATACTGGTCATGGACGATGTTGTAATTTCGCCACCATACCAGGCTGATAACTGCAAAGGCAAAGAGGGAAGCGCTTTAAGTCATGTACGCAAAATA GTTGAGAAACATTTTAGAGACGTGGAAAGGCAGAAGTCCATGCAGCGTTCACAAGCACAGCAAACACAGAAGGACACCACTTTATCTTCTTGA